The following proteins are encoded in a genomic region of Verrucomicrobiales bacterium:
- a CDS encoding GNAT family N-acetyltransferase: MLIRDTLLEDAEAVSILIDSVARERRYLAATVGFSQESTESFIQFVRSTNGVHLVAVVDEAIVGWCDIAPLPFEGMTHVGRLGMGVKADFRGRAIGNGLLRTALDRAFAQEVQRVELEVFSSNEAAIRLYEAHGFLQEGVKAKARKLDGITEDILLFARFK, translated from the coding sequence ATGCTGATACGCGACACACTTCTGGAAGATGCTGAGGCGGTTTCGATCCTCATCGACTCAGTGGCTCGAGAGAGGCGGTATCTCGCGGCCACAGTTGGATTTTCTCAGGAGTCCACGGAATCGTTCATCCAGTTCGTGCGGTCAACGAATGGAGTTCACTTGGTAGCGGTTGTGGATGAGGCAATCGTTGGGTGGTGCGACATTGCTCCCCTGCCCTTTGAAGGAATGACGCATGTGGGCAGGCTCGGCATGGGAGTGAAGGCTGACTTTCGTGGCCGGGCGATCGGGAATGGACTACTGCGGACAGCACTTGACCGTGCCTTCGCGCAGGAGGTCCAACGCGTCGAACTGGAAGTGTTCAGTTCAAACGAGGCCGCCATACGCCTATACGAAGCTCATGGGTTTCTGCAAGAGGGAGTGAAGGCCAAAGCTCGGAAGCTGGATGGAATCACCGAAGACATACTCCTGTTCGCCAGGTTCAAATAA